One window from the genome of Leptospira broomii serovar Hurstbridge str. 5399 encodes:
- a CDS encoding EVE domain-containing protein gives MNRFWIVVASKDHANAGKENGIIQACHGKKAPLRRMREGDWVLIYSSKETFAEKTACRKFTAIGRVSDEQIFSFQMSPDFIPFRRRVSFCQAREVEILPMINELDFIPNKKSWGFPFRFGILEIGETDFRKIANRMGVDVEG, from the coding sequence ATGAATCGATTTTGGATCGTCGTAGCCTCGAAAGACCACGCGAACGCCGGAAAGGAAAACGGGATCATTCAGGCTTGTCACGGTAAAAAGGCCCCCCTGCGAAGGATGCGCGAGGGGGATTGGGTTCTGATCTATTCTTCAAAAGAAACGTTTGCGGAAAAAACGGCGTGCAGGAAGTTTACTGCCATCGGAAGGGTTTCGGACGAACAGATCTTTTCATTTCAGATGAGTCCGGATTTTATTCCGTTTCGAAGGAGAGTTTCTTTTTGTCAGGCTCGGGAGGTCGAGATTCTTCCGATGATTAACGAACTCGATTTTATTCCGAATAAAAAATCCTGGGGATTTCCTTTTCGTTTCGGGATTTTGGAAATAGGTGAAACTGATTTTCGGAAAATTGCGAACCGGATGGGTGTAGATGTCGAAGGATGA
- a CDS encoding MarR family winged helix-turn-helix transcriptional regulator: protein MSKDEVFGFEKAEESPGFLLWQVSNLWQREIRKILEPLDLTHAQFVLLAVTYWLQCSKEETTQIRISDQAKTDPMTTSTVLRTLERKKLVRRFAHDSDTRAKLVEVTNEGQKILQDAVHQVEAFDERFFFSLGKGRKEFLKRLQGLCDV, encoded by the coding sequence ATGTCGAAGGATGAAGTTTTTGGATTCGAAAAAGCCGAGGAAAGTCCCGGCTTTTTGCTTTGGCAGGTTTCCAATCTTTGGCAAAGGGAAATTCGAAAAATACTCGAGCCTCTGGATCTTACGCACGCACAATTCGTATTGCTTGCGGTGACCTATTGGTTGCAATGTTCTAAGGAAGAAACGACTCAAATTCGAATTTCCGACCAAGCAAAAACGGACCCGATGACGACTTCGACCGTCTTACGCACGTTAGAAAGAAAAAAACTTGTTCGCAGATTTGCGCATGACTCAGATACGAGGGCGAAGCTCGTAGAAGTTACGAATGAAGGCCAAAAAATACTGCAAGATGCGGTGCATCAAGTCGAGGCCTTTGACGAACGATTCTTTTTCTCCCTTGGTAAAGGGAGAAAAGAGTTTCTCAAGAGGTTGCAAGGCCTCTGCGATGTTTAA
- a CDS encoding DUF2059 domain-containing protein translates to MSRLLFAIFLFLFSFFPLLAADEKKEEIRQLLISSGSEKMGVLVVGQMISRFKQLMPQIPEEFWEDFRKELKSEDMVELIIPIYDKYFTLEEIKGITAFYNSPVGKKLLEKNPQITQESMQVGEMWGKKIAERVLERLKAKGLLSPDAKPPTRQEI, encoded by the coding sequence ATGAGTCGCTTATTATTCGCAATTTTTCTTTTCTTGTTCTCCTTTTTCCCTCTGCTTGCCGCCGATGAAAAGAAGGAAGAAATACGCCAACTTCTCATCTCTTCAGGTTCGGAAAAAATGGGAGTGCTTGTCGTAGGGCAAATGATTTCCAGATTTAAACAATTAATGCCTCAAATTCCGGAAGAGTTTTGGGAAGACTTTCGGAAAGAATTAAAGAGCGAAGATATGGTTGAATTGATTATACCGATCTACGATAAGTATTTTACTCTCGAGGAAATCAAAGGGATTACCGCGTTCTATAATTCACCCGTAGGTAAGAAGCTATTGGAAAAAAACCCGCAAATTACTCAAGAATCGATGCAAGTCGGAGAAATGTGGGGAAAGAAAATAGCGGAAAGGGTCTTAGAGCGCCTGAAAGCAAAGGGCTTACTCTCCCCCGATGCAAAACCTCCCACCCGCCAAGAAATTTGA
- a CDS encoding pirin family protein, with product MKYISGKLRGLGDGFTVRRILPHIDVRAVGPFVFLDHMGPVSLINGDELVVRSHPHIGLATVTYLYDGVILHRDTLGTEQMIRPYEVNWMTAGSGIAHSERSQPDPQYSIIEGIQTWVALPQQYEETPPEFFHYGREEFPELSGGGWELRLIAGSLLGEISPVKVYSPLFYADLEIEPGAEIELSIPAKQEGAVYVARGSLDAEGRIVGVGEMAVYPMGGAIKFRAEQATRAILLGGEPLPERRHLWWNFVSSSLERIDRAKGDWKNDRFGKISGETDRIPLPET from the coding sequence ATGAAATACATTTCGGGTAAACTTAGGGGCCTAGGTGACGGATTTACAGTTCGTCGGATTCTTCCGCATATTGACGTGAGGGCAGTAGGACCTTTCGTATTTTTAGATCATATGGGTCCCGTTTCATTGATAAATGGCGACGAGCTTGTCGTTCGATCCCACCCGCATATTGGCCTCGCCACAGTTACGTATTTGTATGACGGCGTTATTCTACATCGGGATACATTGGGAACCGAACAGATGATTCGCCCATATGAAGTGAACTGGATGACGGCAGGTTCCGGTATCGCACATAGCGAGAGGTCGCAGCCTGATCCCCAGTATTCTATAATAGAAGGGATTCAAACTTGGGTGGCTTTGCCGCAGCAATACGAAGAGACTCCACCGGAGTTCTTTCATTATGGAAGGGAGGAATTCCCCGAATTAAGCGGCGGGGGCTGGGAGTTGCGTTTAATTGCAGGATCTCTTTTGGGTGAAATTTCTCCCGTAAAAGTATATTCCCCATTGTTTTATGCGGACCTTGAGATCGAGCCCGGCGCCGAAATAGAACTTTCCATCCCTGCAAAACAAGAGGGGGCAGTCTATGTGGCTCGAGGTAGTTTGGATGCCGAGGGTCGGATCGTCGGTGTGGGAGAAATGGCGGTCTATCCGATGGGTGGAGCAATCAAGTTTCGTGCGGAACAAGCGACTCGAGCGATTCTCCTTGGTGGAGAGCCTTTGCCGGAACGTCGACACCTATGGTGGAACTTCGTATCCAGTTCTTTGGAGAGAATCGATCGAGCAAAAGGCGATTGGAAGAATGATCGATTCGGAAAAATTTCGGGAGAGACGGATAGAATTCCCTTACCTGAAACCTGA
- a CDS encoding SRPBCC family protein: protein MWEYKYRMEVQGVSAKELWEARADISNWPKWDSGLLWTKIEGSAAVDKEFELKPKGGPKVKVKIIEAQSPRSFGDETYLLGARMKFLHFFEDTKNGTEVRVELSIHGPLSFLWKKIIGEEQVKNMREEIITFADFVREAKK from the coding sequence ATGTGGGAATATAAGTATAGAATGGAAGTTCAAGGAGTTAGCGCTAAAGAGCTTTGGGAGGCAAGGGCCGATATTTCGAATTGGCCTAAATGGGACTCGGGTCTTCTTTGGACAAAAATCGAAGGTTCCGCGGCAGTCGATAAGGAATTCGAATTAAAACCGAAAGGCGGTCCAAAAGTTAAGGTTAAAATCATAGAGGCGCAATCCCCTCGGAGCTTCGGTGACGAAACGTATTTACTCGGAGCCAGAATGAAATTTCTGCACTTCTTTGAGGATACTAAAAATGGCACGGAAGTTCGGGTCGAGCTTAGCATTCACGGTCCACTTTCGTTTCTCTGGAAAAAAATCATCGGAGAAGAGCAGGTAAAGAATATGCGCGAAGAAATAATTACGTTTGCGGATTTCGTGAGAGAGGCAAAAAAATGA
- the typA gene encoding translational GTPase TypA — protein sequence MEIRNIAIIAHVDHGKTTLLDGILRQTGAVTAKEDGDRIMDSNDLEKEKGITIKAKNTAVVYKGTRINVVDTPGHADFGGEVERVLSTADSCLLLVDAFDGPMPQTRFVLGKSLQLGHKPILVINKIDRDGARPSAVVDMVFDLFSDLGATDEQLDFPIIYASAKQGWAVRKLEDAPGKNLDPLLDMVLEHVPPVKASINAPLQFQVTSLDYNDYVGRIAIGKIYNGKLQKGMNVIQLSPKTNGRDETQILKVTKLYNFEGLKRNEIEFAEAGDIVSIAGLPDVFIGDTVCEPGKPAPMPAIEVEEPTVSMYFMVNNSPFASKEGKFVTTRNIRERLDRELETNVAMRLEETEDKDRFKVLGRGELHLSILIETMRREGFELQVSRPEVIIKKGENGEKLEPYEYLVMDLPDQFTGSIIAELNRRKGELQLMDAHTSGMTRVEFVIPTRGIIGFRGYFVTETKGEGVMSSRFLRFDLYKGEIPGRKNGALISMDSGDTTGYALWKIQERGELLIDPQTSVYPGMIIGIHSRENDLEVNPVREKKLTNVRSSGADEAIRLVPPRRFSLEQNIEFLDDDELLEVTPLSMRLRKKILDPNMRKRAGR from the coding sequence ATGGAAATCCGCAACATCGCCATTATCGCACACGTAGACCACGGGAAGACAACCCTATTGGATGGTATTCTCCGACAAACAGGAGCCGTCACCGCCAAGGAAGACGGGGATCGGATCATGGATAGCAATGATCTGGAAAAAGAGAAAGGAATTACGATCAAGGCCAAGAATACGGCTGTCGTTTATAAAGGGACAAGAATCAATGTAGTGGATACCCCAGGGCATGCGGACTTCGGCGGAGAAGTTGAGCGCGTCCTTTCCACCGCGGATTCATGTCTTCTGCTTGTGGATGCATTTGACGGTCCCATGCCGCAAACTAGATTCGTATTGGGAAAATCGCTACAGCTTGGCCATAAACCGATTTTGGTAATTAACAAAATCGATCGGGATGGAGCGAGACCGTCTGCAGTCGTCGATATGGTATTCGACCTATTCAGCGATTTAGGTGCGACCGACGAACAACTGGATTTTCCGATCATTTACGCTTCGGCTAAACAAGGATGGGCGGTCCGCAAATTGGAAGACGCTCCCGGAAAAAACTTGGATCCGTTATTAGATATGGTTCTTGAGCACGTTCCTCCTGTTAAAGCGAGCATTAATGCTCCTCTGCAATTTCAAGTCACTTCCTTGGACTATAATGATTACGTAGGAAGGATTGCGATCGGCAAGATCTACAACGGAAAATTGCAAAAAGGGATGAATGTGATTCAACTTTCTCCCAAAACGAACGGAAGAGACGAGACTCAAATATTAAAAGTTACGAAATTATATAACTTTGAAGGTTTAAAACGAAACGAGATCGAATTCGCGGAAGCGGGAGATATCGTTTCGATCGCAGGTTTACCCGATGTGTTCATCGGGGATACTGTCTGTGAACCGGGAAAACCAGCTCCGATGCCCGCAATCGAAGTGGAAGAACCGACCGTTTCCATGTATTTCATGGTTAATAATTCTCCCTTTGCGAGTAAGGAAGGGAAGTTCGTAACGACTCGAAATATCCGTGAAAGATTGGATCGAGAACTCGAAACTAACGTTGCGATGCGCTTGGAAGAAACGGAAGATAAGGATCGATTTAAAGTTTTAGGTCGGGGAGAACTTCACCTATCCATATTAATCGAGACCATGCGTCGGGAAGGATTTGAATTGCAGGTTTCCCGTCCCGAAGTTATCATTAAGAAGGGCGAAAACGGCGAGAAGCTCGAACCATATGAGTATCTTGTAATGGATCTTCCCGATCAATTTACCGGAAGCATCATCGCCGAGCTGAACCGTAGAAAAGGCGAACTTCAGCTAATGGACGCTCATACCTCCGGTATGACTCGCGTCGAATTCGTAATCCCGACTCGGGGAATTATCGGATTCCGGGGATATTTCGTTACGGAAACGAAGGGAGAGGGGGTTATGTCCAGCCGCTTCCTACGTTTTGATCTTTATAAAGGAGAGATTCCAGGACGTAAAAACGGAGCTTTGATTTCCATGGACTCGGGAGATACGACCGGTTACGCTCTTTGGAAGATTCAAGAAAGAGGGGAGTTATTAATCGATCCCCAAACTTCCGTTTATCCCGGGATGATCATCGGAATTCACTCTCGTGAAAACGACTTGGAAGTGAATCCGGTGCGCGAGAAGAAACTTACTAACGTTCGTTCCTCGGGCGCGGACGAAGCGATTCGTCTAGTGCCTCCTCGCCGTTTTAGCTTGGAGCAAAATATCGAATTTCTAGACGATGACGAGCTATTGGAAGTGACTCCGCTCAGCATGAGATTACGGAAAAAGATTTTAGATCCCAATATGCGTAAACGCGCCGGACGTTGA
- a CDS encoding esterase/lipase family protein, with translation MSRVLRIWIIGLTLLVSGAIHASGGGSSSKPLAGSYPIVLAHGLFGWGKSTGIIDYWGGNAAYLQSQGATVLTPTVTATSSSAARAAQLKTAIQTAMAANNYTGKVHIIGHSQGGLDARYLVSNLGFASKVATLTTLNTPHYGSPVANVVLTVIPSWALPYVATVLNTVVGFVYGESNQNAVAALKLLTTAGATAFNSSTPNASGVKYFSFGSTITVPDLIEHPAMGLIYPICAIGAPFYGQSISNDGVVPASSQQWGTWKGGPSYPITTTGIDHLEATNALYLGQTWYDTNGYFLKMASNSKSNQ, from the coding sequence ATGTCTAGAGTATTGAGGATTTGGATTATAGGACTTACGCTTCTGGTGTCTGGAGCAATTCATGCATCAGGCGGAGGTTCTTCGAGTAAACCGCTGGCAGGATCGTATCCGATTGTATTAGCTCATGGATTGTTCGGTTGGGGGAAATCAACCGGTATTATCGACTATTGGGGCGGCAATGCAGCTTATCTTCAGTCTCAAGGTGCGACTGTATTGACTCCAACGGTAACGGCCACTAGCTCCTCCGCTGCGAGGGCGGCTCAGCTAAAAACGGCAATTCAAACTGCGATGGCTGCAAATAATTACACCGGTAAAGTTCACATTATCGGGCATTCACAGGGTGGATTAGATGCGAGATATCTAGTATCCAATCTCGGATTCGCTAGTAAAGTCGCGACTCTAACGACCTTAAACACTCCGCACTATGGAAGTCCGGTCGCGAACGTAGTTCTGACCGTAATCCCAAGTTGGGCGTTGCCATATGTCGCGACTGTTCTGAATACAGTGGTAGGCTTTGTTTACGGAGAATCGAACCAGAATGCAGTAGCGGCCTTAAAACTACTTACGACTGCAGGGGCGACGGCGTTCAACAGCTCGACTCCGAACGCTTCCGGCGTAAAGTATTTTTCGTTCGGATCGACGATCACGGTTCCGGATTTAATCGAGCATCCTGCAATGGGGCTTATTTATCCGATTTGCGCAATCGGCGCTCCTTTTTACGGACAAAGTATCAGCAATGACGGTGTGGTTCCAGCCTCGTCTCAGCAATGGGGAACGTGGAAAGGTGGACCGTCCTATCCGATTACGACGACCGGGATCGACCATTTAGAGGCAACCAACGCTCTCTATTTGGGTCAGACCTGGTATGATACAAACGGCTATTTTTTGAAAATGGCGTCTAATTCAAAAAGCAACCAATAG